The following are from one region of the Rhizobium sullae genome:
- a CDS encoding Tim44/TimA family putative adaptor protein, whose amino-acid sequence MSSNDFITLFFLVAAVLIFFQLRSVLGRRTGNEKPPRDLFTPRDAAGPEHSDAGKVVTLPRRDTPAEEDDRFAAIDAFAPAGTPLNESLRALSKVDPSFDPKEFLNGAKMAYEMIVMAYADGDRKTLKNLLSREVYEGFDAAITDREAKGEKVKSTFVGIDKADITQAEARGSEAQITIRIASQLISATYDKADKLIEGDAENVAEVNDIWTFARDTRSRDPNWKLVATESET is encoded by the coding sequence ATGAGTTCAAACGACTTCATCACTTTGTTTTTCCTTGTGGCTGCGGTGCTGATTTTTTTTCAGCTCCGCAGTGTTCTCGGGCGCCGCACGGGAAATGAGAAGCCGCCGCGCGATCTTTTCACGCCGCGCGATGCCGCCGGCCCTGAGCATTCCGATGCCGGCAAGGTCGTAACGCTACCCCGCCGCGATACGCCCGCAGAAGAGGACGATCGCTTTGCGGCGATCGACGCTTTCGCCCCTGCCGGCACGCCGCTCAATGAATCTCTCCGCGCACTCAGCAAGGTCGATCCGTCCTTCGATCCAAAGGAATTCCTGAACGGCGCGAAAATGGCCTACGAAATGATCGTCATGGCTTATGCCGACGGCGACAGAAAAACGTTGAAGAATCTTTTGTCCCGCGAGGTTTATGAAGGTTTTGACGCGGCGATCACGGATCGCGAGGCCAAGGGCGAAAAGGTGAAATCCACCTTCGTCGGCATCGATAAGGCGGACATCACCCAGGCGGAAGCCAGAGGCAGCGAGGCACAGATTACGATCCGTATCGCCAGCCAGCTGATCTCCGCGACCTATGACAAGGCCGACAAGCTGATAGAGGGCGACGCCGAGAACGTAGCTGAGGTCAATGACATCTGGACCTTCGCTCGTGATACGCGCTCGCGCGACCCCAATTGGAAGCTCGTGGCAACCGAATCGGAAACATGA
- the mltA gene encoding murein transglycosylase A, with product MSDNKADFVLQAVDFDELKGWRDDDPSSLFEVMETCRRQIAGRKPYRTGSLGLSADDLLPLLQAARNAKPASASEARSFFEQNCRAFLIRRGDGRRGFVTAFYEPEIAVSGKPDSTYRFPFYRRPDDLIELDNSNRPAGLDSSYAFGRLEDGEISGYPDRQAIDQGFLDGRGLEIAWAKSKVDVFFVHVQGAARLRYPDGRTARITYAAKAGHPFSAIGKLLVDRGEIDRANISMQSIRAWLAAHPEEVDEVLWHNRSYIFFLEAPVADSEAGPVAAAKVPLLAGRSLAVDRLIHTFGFPFFIRSESLTHLDNGRPFQRLMLALDTGSAIVGPARGDIFTGSGDEAGELAGTVRNDADFAILIPNAAAGRFG from the coding sequence ATGAGTGACAATAAAGCGGACTTCGTTCTGCAAGCTGTCGATTTCGATGAACTCAAAGGCTGGAGGGATGACGATCCCTCCAGCCTTTTTGAAGTCATGGAAACCTGTCGCCGCCAAATTGCCGGCAGGAAACCGTACCGCACCGGATCGCTGGGGCTGAGCGCCGACGATCTTTTGCCTTTGCTACAAGCCGCCCGAAATGCGAAACCCGCCTCCGCTTCCGAGGCCCGATCCTTCTTTGAACAGAATTGTCGGGCGTTTCTCATCAGAAGAGGCGACGGTCGGCGGGGTTTCGTTACGGCCTTTTACGAGCCGGAGATCGCCGTTTCCGGCAAGCCCGATTCTACTTATCGCTTCCCCTTCTACAGACGGCCTGACGATCTGATCGAGCTCGACAATAGCAACCGCCCCGCAGGCCTCGATTCATCTTATGCCTTCGGCCGCCTCGAGGATGGAGAGATAAGCGGCTATCCCGACCGGCAGGCGATCGACCAAGGCTTCCTCGACGGCCGAGGCCTTGAAATCGCTTGGGCCAAATCCAAGGTCGATGTTTTCTTCGTGCATGTGCAAGGTGCGGCACGTCTGCGCTATCCGGATGGACGGACGGCTCGGATCACATATGCGGCAAAGGCCGGACATCCCTTCTCTGCCATTGGCAAGCTCTTGGTCGATCGCGGTGAAATCGATCGTGCGAATATCTCCATGCAGTCGATCCGCGCTTGGCTCGCAGCGCATCCAGAAGAGGTCGATGAGGTTCTCTGGCACAATCGATCTTATATTTTCTTCCTCGAGGCGCCGGTTGCCGATTCCGAAGCTGGACCGGTTGCAGCAGCGAAAGTGCCGTTGCTGGCCGGACGATCGCTTGCGGTCGACCGCCTGATACATACCTTCGGCTTTCCCTTCTTCATCCGCTCTGAAAGCCTGACCCACCTTGATAATGGGAGGCCGTTCCAGCGTTTGATGCTTGCCTTGGACACGGGCTCTGCGATCGTTGGTCCTGCGCGCGGCGATATTTTTACGGGTTCCGGCGATGAAGCGGGCGAACTGGCGGGTACGGTGCGCAACGACGCAGACTTTGCCATCTTGATTCCGAACGCAGCGGCTGGAAGGTTCGGCTGA
- a CDS encoding Smr/MutS family protein has translation MTRDRKLSTDERILWGKVARSTRPLAGKKGELTELDAFLAKAETEAGNAEQKSSAEMEAQAATPRAATKQPSSTHHPLERPVKRKIAKGRLALEARIDLHGLVQSEAHVMLLDFLIRAHERGMRHVLVITGKGSSMGSEGALKRAVPFWFSKPEFRYLISSYEAAAQHHGGEGALYIRLSRRQGDRS, from the coding sequence ATGACGAGGGACCGCAAGCTCAGCACGGACGAGCGAATTCTGTGGGGCAAGGTTGCGCGCAGCACGCGACCGCTTGCCGGAAAAAAAGGCGAGCTCACCGAACTTGATGCCTTTCTGGCGAAAGCCGAAACCGAGGCCGGGAATGCCGAGCAGAAATCATCTGCCGAAATGGAAGCGCAAGCCGCAACCCCGCGTGCAGCAACAAAGCAGCCGTCCAGCACCCATCATCCGCTGGAGCGGCCAGTCAAACGTAAGATTGCAAAAGGCAGGCTGGCACTGGAGGCGCGTATCGATCTCCATGGCCTGGTGCAAAGCGAAGCGCATGTCATGCTTCTCGATTTCCTCATCCGCGCGCATGAGCGCGGCATGCGGCATGTGCTGGTGATCACCGGCAAGGGCAGTTCGATGGGAAGCGAAGGCGCGTTGAAAAGGGCCGTTCCGTTTTGGTTTTCGAAGCCGGAATTCCGCTATTTGATTTCGTCTTACGAAGCGGCTGCGCAGCACCACGGCGGCGAGGGGGCGCTTTATATCCGGCTCTCCCGGCGGCAGGGGGACAGGTCATGA
- a CDS encoding helix-turn-helix domain-containing protein, which translates to MTPFGEAVRKLRVRKGVSQKQMAAALNVSPAYLSALEHGKRGLPTFDLLQRIAGYFNIIWDEAEELFLLARASDPRVVIDTSGLPPEYTAFTNRLAARIRNLDRAALAELAAMLENLAKADGKAS; encoded by the coding sequence ATGACGCCGTTCGGTGAAGCAGTTCGAAAGCTTCGGGTCCGCAAGGGCGTATCGCAAAAGCAGATGGCAGCGGCGCTCAATGTCTCGCCCGCATATCTCTCCGCACTCGAACACGGAAAGCGCGGCCTGCCGACCTTCGACCTGCTTCAGCGGATCGCCGGCTATTTCAACATCATCTGGGATGAAGCCGAAGAACTCTTCCTGCTCGCCCGCGCATCGGACCCGCGCGTGGTGATCGATACCTCGGGTCTGCCCCCCGAATATACGGCGTTTACCAATCGTTTGGCGGCCCGGATTCGCAACCTTGACAGGGCAGCTTTGGCCGAGCTAGCGGCTATGCTTGAAAATCTCGCTAAAGCTGACGGAAAAGCGTCATAA
- the gyrB gene encoding DNA topoisomerase (ATP-hydrolyzing) subunit B, whose amino-acid sequence MTDTPATENGVNTEYGADSIKVLKGLDAVRKRPGMYIGDTDDGSGLHHMVYEVVDNAIDEALAGHADIVTVALNPDGSVTVTDNGRGIPTDIHTGEGVSAAEVIMTQLHAGGKFDQNSYKVSGGLHGVGVSVVNALSVWLKLKIRRQGKIHEMSFTHGVADAPLKVTGDAGSDTGTEVSFMPSTGTFTMTDFDYGTLEHRLRELAFLNSGVRILLTDKRHSDIRQEEMRYDGGLEAFVSYLDRAKKPLVDKPVSIRGEKDGITVEVAMWWNDSYHENVLCFTNNIPQRDGGTHMAGFRAALTRQVVSYADSSGITKREKVTLQGEDCREGLTAVLSVKVPDPKFSSQTKDKLVSSEVRPVVESLVNEALGTWFEEHPSEAKVLVGKVVEAAAAREAARKARELTRRKGALDIASLPGKLADCSERDPAKSEVFLVEGDSAGGSAKQGRSRENQAILPLRGKILNVERARFDKMLSSQEIGTLITALGTGIGKDEFNVEKLRYHKIIIMTDADVDGAHIRTLLLTFFFRQMPELIERGHLYIAQPPLYKVSRGKSVQYVKDEKALEDYLIGQGLEEAALKLGSGEVRTGQDLREVIFDALRLRALLENLHSRYNRAVVEQAAIAGALNAEAVSDRARAERLAGDVAKRLDIIAEETERGWEGDLTSEGGLRLERMVRGVKEAVVLDMALIGSQDARHIDQLSLRLKEIYQTPPALSRRDGDIEISGPRALLDAIFASGRKGLTMQRYKGLGEMNAEQLWETTLDPNARSLLQVKVPDATDADGLFARLMGDEVEPRREFIQDNALSVANLDI is encoded by the coding sequence ATGACCGATACACCAGCGACGGAAAACGGCGTTAATACCGAATATGGCGCAGATTCCATCAAGGTCCTCAAGGGACTTGATGCCGTGCGCAAGCGCCCCGGCATGTATATCGGTGATACCGACGACGGTTCCGGCCTGCATCACATGGTTTATGAAGTCGTCGACAACGCGATCGACGAGGCGCTGGCCGGCCATGCCGACATCGTCACCGTCGCGCTCAACCCTGACGGCTCAGTCACAGTGACCGACAACGGCCGTGGTATTCCGACGGACATACACACCGGCGAAGGCGTTTCCGCAGCCGAAGTCATCATGACGCAGCTTCATGCCGGCGGTAAATTCGATCAGAATTCCTACAAGGTTTCCGGCGGCCTGCATGGCGTCGGTGTTTCGGTGGTTAACGCCCTTTCCGTCTGGCTGAAACTGAAAATCCGCCGCCAGGGCAAGATCCATGAAATGAGCTTCACGCATGGCGTCGCCGATGCGCCGCTCAAGGTAACAGGTGACGCGGGCAGCGATACCGGCACGGAAGTCAGCTTTATGCCGAGCACCGGAACCTTCACGATGACGGATTTCGACTATGGCACGCTGGAGCACCGCCTGCGCGAGCTTGCTTTCCTGAATTCCGGTGTTCGCATCTTGCTGACTGACAAGCGCCATTCCGACATCCGGCAAGAAGAGATGCGTTATGACGGCGGCCTTGAGGCCTTCGTTTCCTATCTCGATCGTGCCAAGAAACCGCTGGTCGATAAGCCTGTCTCTATCCGCGGCGAAAAGGATGGAATTACCGTCGAAGTCGCGATGTGGTGGAACGACAGCTACCACGAGAATGTCCTTTGTTTCACCAACAACATTCCACAACGCGACGGCGGCACGCACATGGCCGGCTTCCGCGCCGCGCTGACACGCCAAGTTGTCTCCTATGCCGATAGCTCCGGCATTACCAAGAGGGAGAAAGTCACACTTCAGGGCGAAGACTGCCGCGAGGGCCTGACGGCCGTCCTTTCGGTGAAGGTGCCGGATCCGAAGTTCTCGTCGCAGACAAAAGACAAGCTAGTCTCCTCGGAGGTTCGTCCGGTCGTCGAAAGCCTGGTCAATGAAGCGCTCGGCACCTGGTTTGAAGAGCACCCGAGTGAAGCCAAGGTGCTCGTCGGCAAGGTCGTTGAAGCCGCCGCCGCCCGCGAAGCGGCTCGTAAGGCCCGTGAACTGACGCGCCGCAAGGGTGCGCTCGATATCGCCTCGCTGCCCGGCAAGCTCGCCGATTGCTCCGAGCGCGATCCGGCAAAGTCGGAAGTCTTCCTCGTTGAGGGTGACTCCGCAGGTGGCTCTGCGAAGCAAGGCCGTTCCCGTGAAAATCAAGCAATCCTGCCTTTGCGAGGCAAGATCCTCAATGTCGAGCGGGCCCGCTTCGACAAGATGCTGTCGAGCCAGGAAATAGGCACGCTGATCACGGCACTCGGCACCGGCATTGGCAAGGATGAGTTCAACGTCGAAAAGCTTCGCTACCACAAGATCATCATCATGACGGATGCCGATGTCGATGGCGCCCACATTCGTACGCTGTTGCTGACATTCTTCTTCCGTCAGATGCCGGAATTGATCGAGCGCGGTCACCTCTATATCGCCCAGCCACCGCTCTATAAGGTTTCTCGCGGTAAGTCCGTTCAGTACGTGAAGGACGAAAAGGCGCTGGAGGATTATCTGATCGGTCAGGGCCTCGAGGAGGCGGCGCTGAAGCTTGGAAGCGGCGAAGTCCGTACCGGCCAGGATCTCCGTGAAGTCATTTTCGATGCATTGCGCTTGCGCGCGTTGCTCGAAAACCTGCATTCTCGCTACAACCGCGCTGTCGTAGAGCAGGCGGCAATCGCCGGGGCCTTGAACGCGGAAGCAGTCAGCGATCGTGCAAGGGCCGAACGGCTTGCAGGTGATGTTGCCAAGCGTCTCGATATCATCGCCGAGGAAACCGAGCGCGGCTGGGAAGGCGACCTGACTAGCGAAGGCGGGTTGCGGCTGGAGCGAATGGTGCGCGGCGTCAAGGAAGCCGTCGTGCTCGACATGGCGCTCATCGGCTCGCAGGACGCGCGTCACATCGATCAGCTCTCGTTGCGCCTCAAAGAAATCTACCAGACCCCGCCGGCGCTTTCGCGCCGCGACGGCGATATCGAGATTTCCGGTCCGCGCGCTCTGCTCGACGCAATTTTTGCCAGCGGCCGCAAGGGACTGACAATGCAGCGCTACAAAGGCCTTGGCGAAATGAATGCCGAACAGCTTTGGGAGACGACGCTCGACCCGAACGCCCGTTCGCTGCTACAGGTCAAGGTCCCCGACGCGACGGATGCCGATGGCCTTTTCGCCCGGCTGATGGGCGACGAAGTCGAGCCGCGCCGCGAATTCATCCAAGATAACGCGCTCAGCGTCGCAAATCTTGATATCTAA
- a CDS encoding nitroreductase family protein produces the protein MTATNSRTSEYPIDAMFLDRWSPRAFTGEIITEEQLLTILDAAHWAPSSSNQQPWRFIYALKGTEHFEKHLGLLVESNQEWAKNASALIFVISRSFSGDFSENKPRYTHSFDAGAAWGHLAMQARFSGFYAHGMGGIKHDEIRQAFAIPEGYRVEAGIAIGRLGDKSVLSERNQAREVPSQRMPLAEVAFNGKFIAN, from the coding sequence ATGACCGCAACCAATAGCCGCACATCCGAATATCCGATCGATGCGATGTTTCTCGATCGCTGGTCGCCACGGGCTTTCACCGGCGAAATCATAACCGAAGAGCAATTGCTGACGATCCTGGACGCAGCGCATTGGGCGCCATCTTCCAGCAATCAGCAGCCTTGGCGCTTCATCTACGCCCTTAAGGGCACGGAACATTTCGAGAAGCATCTTGGCCTGCTCGTCGAATCGAACCAGGAATGGGCAAAGAATGCTTCTGCATTGATCTTCGTTATCTCACGCAGTTTCAGCGGCGATTTCTCGGAGAACAAACCGCGCTATACCCATTCGTTCGACGCCGGGGCCGCGTGGGGGCATCTCGCCATGCAGGCACGCTTTTCAGGCTTCTACGCCCACGGCATGGGTGGAATCAAACACGACGAGATCAGGCAAGCCTTCGCTATCCCGGAAGGCTATCGCGTCGAGGCCGGCATAGCCATCGGCCGCCTTGGCGACAAAAGCGTACTATCGGAACGCAACCAGGCACGCGAAGTGCCAAGCCAGCGCATGCCGCTTGCCGAGGTGGCCTTCAACGGAAAATTCATTGCCAATTGA
- a CDS encoding fumarylacetoacetate hydrolase family protein, with product MKLMRVGEPGREKPALLDSDGKIRDLSAHVSDVGGEAISPAGLAKIAALDTKSLPELTPGRIGACVAGTGKFICIGLNFSDHAAETGATVPPEPIIFMKATSAIVGPNDNVVIPRGSEKTDWEVELGVVIGKTAKYVTEAEALDYVAGYCVSNDVSERAFQTERSGQWTKGKSCDTFGPIGPWLVTKDEIADPQNLGMWLKVNDETMQSGSSRTMVYGVAYLVSYLSQFMSLHPGDVISTGTPPGVGMGLKPPRYLKAGDVVELGIEGLGTQKQTFVADR from the coding sequence ATGAAGTTGATGCGCGTTGGCGAACCGGGCCGTGAAAAACCGGCGCTACTCGATTCCGATGGCAAGATCCGCGATCTTTCGGCGCATGTTTCCGACGTCGGTGGTGAAGCGATTTCGCCGGCAGGTCTTGCAAAGATCGCAGCGCTCGACACGAAGAGCCTCCCGGAATTGACTCCGGGCCGTATTGGCGCCTGTGTTGCGGGCACCGGGAAATTCATCTGTATTGGCCTAAATTTCTCTGATCACGCTGCCGAAACTGGCGCAACGGTTCCGCCGGAACCGATCATTTTCATGAAGGCCACCTCCGCGATCGTCGGCCCCAACGACAACGTCGTCATCCCGCGAGGCTCGGAAAAGACCGATTGGGAGGTTGAACTCGGCGTTGTCATCGGAAAGACAGCAAAATATGTCACCGAAGCCGAAGCGCTGGACTACGTTGCCGGCTATTGCGTCTCCAATGATGTCTCGGAGCGCGCATTCCAGACGGAACGCTCCGGCCAGTGGACTAAGGGCAAATCCTGCGACACCTTCGGCCCGATCGGCCCCTGGCTCGTTACGAAGGATGAGATCGCCGATCCGCAGAATCTCGGCATGTGGCTGAAGGTCAACGACGAGACGATGCAGAGCGGGTCGTCGAGGACGATGGTCTACGGGGTCGCTTATCTGGTCTCTTATCTCAGCCAATTCATGTCGCTGCATCCGGGCGATGTGATTTCCACCGGTACGCCGCCGGGCGTCGGCATGGGTTTGAAGCCGCCGCGTTACCTCAAGGCTGGCGATGTCGTCGAACTTGGAATCGAAGGCCTCGGCACGCAGAAGCAGACCTTTGTCGCGGATCGCTGA
- a CDS encoding polyhydroxyalkanoate depolymerase has protein sequence MFYQLYELNHAAMAPFRAAADAMRLVYANPLNPFSQTPYGRAIAASLEMFERTTRRYGKPAFGLKETVVGDRKVAVREEIVWSRAFCNLLHFARNTPSGHRDPRILIVAPMSGHYATLLRGTVEALLPSADIFITDWIDARMVPMTEGTFDFDDYVDYVIEMLHFLGPDTHVVAVCQPSVPVLAAAAVMEEANDPLSPSSMTLMGGPIDTRINPTAVNKLAEERPLEWFAENAIMNVPWPQPGFMRPVYPGFLQLSGFMSMNLDRHVIAHKEFFMHLVKNDGEPEKHRDFYDEYLAVMDLTAEFYLQTVDQVFMKHSLPKGELIHRGKRVDPAAIRNVALLTVEGENDDISGVGQTKAAQTICINIPDDMRMHYLQPDVGHYGVFNGSRFRSEIAPRIVNFVREHSRSGKPAVKRVIRGGKSA, from the coding sequence ATGTTTTATCAGCTCTATGAATTGAACCATGCTGCGATGGCGCCGTTCCGCGCTGCCGCCGATGCGATGCGGCTTGTTTATGCCAACCCGCTCAATCCATTTTCGCAAACGCCGTACGGCCGCGCGATAGCCGCAAGTCTCGAAATGTTCGAGCGGACGACGCGCCGCTACGGCAAGCCGGCGTTCGGACTGAAGGAAACAGTCGTCGGAGACAGGAAGGTCGCAGTGCGCGAAGAGATCGTCTGGTCGCGCGCCTTTTGCAATCTTCTGCATTTTGCGCGCAACACGCCGTCCGGTCACCGCGATCCTCGAATATTAATCGTTGCGCCGATGTCCGGTCACTATGCAACGCTGCTTCGCGGTACAGTCGAAGCGCTGCTTCCGAGCGCCGATATCTTTATTACCGATTGGATCGATGCCCGCATGGTGCCGATGACGGAAGGCACTTTCGATTTCGACGACTATGTCGATTACGTCATCGAGATGCTGCATTTCCTCGGCCCTGATACGCATGTCGTTGCGGTATGCCAGCCCTCCGTGCCCGTTCTGGCGGCGGCTGCGGTGATGGAAGAGGCAAATGATCCGCTATCGCCGTCTTCGATGACACTGATGGGCGGGCCGATCGATACACGCATCAATCCGACAGCGGTCAATAAACTCGCAGAGGAAAGGCCGCTCGAGTGGTTTGCCGAAAACGCAATCATGAATGTGCCGTGGCCGCAGCCTGGCTTCATGCGCCCGGTCTATCCGGGCTTCCTGCAGCTCTCCGGCTTCATGTCGATGAACCTCGACCGCCACGTCATCGCTCACAAGGAGTTCTTCATGCATCTCGTGAAGAATGACGGCGAGCCCGAAAAGCACCGCGATTTCTATGACGAATATCTTGCCGTGATGGACCTGACCGCGGAATTCTACCTGCAGACGGTCGATCAGGTTTTCATGAAGCACTCTCTGCCGAAGGGAGAGTTGATCCATCGTGGCAAGCGCGTCGATCCGGCCGCAATCCGCAATGTTGCGCTCCTGACCGTGGAGGGCGAGAACGACGACATTTCCGGTGTGGGCCAGACGAAGGCGGCGCAGACGATCTGCATCAACATCCCGGACGACATGCGCATGCACTACCTTCAACCGGACGTCGGCCACTACGGCGTCTTCAACGGATCACGCTTCCGTAGCGAGATCGCGCCGCGTATCGTCAACTTCGTCCGCGAACACTCTCGCTCAGGAAAGCCGGCCGTAAAGCGCGTCATCAGGGGCGGCAAATCCGCCTGA
- a CDS encoding DUF2852 domain-containing protein has protein sequence MNQSALLRPDWTPATVALMVLGFVVFWPLGLAMLAYIIFGERLRGFKRDANNATDGFFAGCRRSHGRYRPHFSTGNVAFDDWRKAELDRIEEERRKLDEMREEFDTYMRELRRAKDQEEFDRFMRDRKNSKRNDNGPAAEYQTP, from the coding sequence ATGAACCAGTCAGCATTGCTTCGCCCGGATTGGACTCCGGCCACCGTTGCGTTGATGGTGCTCGGCTTCGTGGTCTTCTGGCCTCTGGGCCTGGCCATGCTTGCCTATATCATCTTCGGCGAGCGCCTTCGTGGTTTCAAGCGCGATGCGAATAATGCGACCGACGGCTTCTTTGCCGGCTGCCGCCGTTCGCATGGCCGCTACCGCCCGCATTTTTCGACCGGCAACGTCGCCTTTGACGATTGGCGGAAGGCCGAGCTTGACCGTATTGAGGAAGAGCGTCGTAAGCTCGATGAAATGCGTGAGGAATTCGATACCTATATGCGCGAGCTTCGCCGCGCGAAGGATCAGGAAGAGTTCGACCGTTTCATGCGCGACCGCAAGAATTCAAAGCGCAATGACAACGGACCCGCTGCCGAATATCAGACGCCTTAA
- a CDS encoding M48 family metallopeptidase: MFPLLSKPRRTVARKPAPPETRTLDVAGRLMPLTIKHHDRATRITLRIEPGGRALKMTVPKGLAQREVNAFLDRHQGWLLTKLAKFSIDSALCDGREILLRGVKHRIEHTGSLRGLTEAVMVDGRHMLRVSGLPEHLGRRIATFLKKEARADLERLARFHAHSIQAPVKSISIKDTRSRWGSCSSEGNLSFSWRIVMAPASVIDYLAAHEVAHLKEMNHGPRFWALCEKLCPHMEEAKSWLKRYGSQLHAIDFD; encoded by the coding sequence ATGTTTCCGCTCCTTTCCAAACCGAGACGTACCGTTGCGCGAAAACCTGCTCCGCCCGAAACGCGGACGCTGGACGTTGCAGGCAGGCTGATGCCGCTCACCATCAAGCATCATGACCGCGCAACCCGCATTACGCTGCGTATCGAGCCCGGCGGCAGGGCGCTGAAAATGACGGTACCGAAGGGCCTTGCGCAGCGCGAGGTCAATGCCTTCCTCGATCGTCATCAGGGATGGCTGCTGACGAAACTGGCAAAGTTCTCCATCGACAGCGCGCTTTGTGACGGCCGTGAAATTCTGCTCCGGGGCGTCAAGCACCGGATCGAACACACGGGCAGTCTGCGCGGCCTGACCGAGGCGGTCATGGTCGATGGCCGGCATATGCTCAGGGTCAGTGGCCTACCGGAACATCTTGGCCGCCGGATCGCAACCTTTCTGAAGAAGGAGGCGCGGGCCGACCTCGAGCGGCTCGCCCGCTTCCACGCCCATTCGATCCAAGCGCCGGTCAAATCGATCTCCATCAAAGACACCCGCAGCCGCTGGGGCTCATGCTCGTCGGAAGGAAACTTGAGTTTTTCCTGGCGCATCGTCATGGCGCCGGCCTCAGTGATCGATTATCTGGCGGCCCACGAAGTCGCGCACCTCAAGGAAATGAATCACGGCCCGCGTTTCTGGGCGCTCTGCGAAAAGCTCTGCCCGCATATGGAAGAGGCGAAATCCTGGCTGAAGCGCTACGGAAGCCAGCTTCACGCAATTGACTTTGATTGA
- a CDS encoding phosphoribosylanthranilate isomerase, whose product MKPDIKICGLKSAEAIDRAVNRGASHIGFIFFEKSPRYIEPDLAGKLADPVRGKAKIVAVTVDPTNDELDEIVALLKPDMIQLHGNESPERVLTIKAVYGLPIMKAFSIRSADDLKPVEAYIGIADRFLFDAKPPKGSELPGGNGVSFDWSLLGWLDDGVDYMLSGGLNKDNIAEALAITKAPGIDGSSGVESAPGVKSVAMIDDFFDAVERACEPETASRS is encoded by the coding sequence ATGAAACCCGATATCAAAATCTGCGGCCTGAAGAGCGCTGAAGCGATCGATCGCGCGGTGAATCGCGGCGCGAGCCATATCGGTTTTATCTTCTTCGAGAAGAGCCCGCGTTATATCGAGCCGGATCTTGCCGGAAAGCTTGCCGATCCCGTCCGCGGCAAAGCGAAGATCGTCGCCGTCACAGTTGATCCGACCAATGACGAACTCGATGAAATCGTCGCGCTTTTGAAGCCGGACATGATCCAGCTTCACGGTAATGAGAGCCCGGAACGCGTCTTGACGATAAAAGCCGTCTACGGTCTGCCAATCATGAAGGCATTCTCCATTCGCAGCGCCGATGATCTGAAGCCGGTTGAGGCTTATATTGGGATTGCTGACCGGTTTCTGTTCGACGCCAAACCGCCGAAAGGATCCGAACTACCCGGCGGCAACGGGGTTTCCTTCGATTGGAGTCTGCTCGGCTGGCTTGACGACGGCGTGGATTACATGCTTTCCGGTGGGCTGAACAAGGACAACATTGCCGAAGCGCTGGCGATCACCAAAGCGCCGGGTATCGACGGCTCCTCCGGCGTCGAAAGCGCGCCCGGCGTGAAGAGCGTTGCCATGATCGATGATTTTTTCGATGCGGTCGAGAGGGCTTGCGAGCCTGAAACGGCCTCAAGGAGTTGA